One segment of Pseudobythopirellula maris DNA contains the following:
- a CDS encoding ferritin-like domain-containing protein, with protein MGLFTSKHFDTLNELFLAQLKDLYDAEIRLTEALPKMADAADSQELKQAFQSHLDETQGHAQRLEQVFRTLDAEPERETCDAMKGLISEGDDVVSAKGDPAVLDAALIAAGQRVEHYEMAGYGTARSLANQLGLAQAAGLLQQTLDEEGEADKKLNAIAESYANVAAAQA; from the coding sequence ATGGGACTCTTCACAAGCAAGCACTTCGACACCCTCAACGAATTGTTTTTGGCGCAGCTCAAGGACCTCTACGACGCGGAAATCCGGCTGACCGAGGCCTTGCCAAAGATGGCCGACGCGGCCGACTCGCAGGAGCTCAAGCAGGCGTTCCAGAGCCACCTCGACGAAACGCAAGGCCACGCGCAGCGTCTCGAGCAGGTGTTCCGCACGCTCGACGCCGAGCCGGAGCGTGAGACCTGCGACGCGATGAAGGGACTGATCAGCGAGGGCGACGATGTCGTCAGCGCCAAGGGCGACCCGGCCGTGCTGGACGCCGCGCTCATCGCGGCGGGGCAACGCGTCGAGCATTACGAGATGGCCGGCTACGGCACCGCCCGCAGCTTGGCGAACCAGCTCGGCTTGGCCCAGGCGGCCGGCCTGCTGCAGCAGACGCTCGACGAGGAGGGTGAGGCCGACAAAAAGCTCAACGCCATCGCCGAGTCGTACGCCAACGTGGCGGCCGCTCAGGCGTGA